A single window of Candidatus Binatota bacterium DNA harbors:
- a CDS encoding SDR family oxidoreductase, whose translation MKDLFSVAGKTALITGGSRGIGLMIARGLVEAGARVYISSRKADVCERVAAELSEFGECIALPADCSTEQGCNGLAAELAEREKELNILVNNAGANWGAPMEDFPDSGWDKVLALNVKAVFQLTRALVPQLEAAARKGDPARVINTGSIDGLKPPMLDTFSYSASKAAVHHLTRVLAKKLAAKNITVNAIAPGPFESKMMEVTLENFGEAIIASCPMGRIGEPEDMAGVAIYLASRAGAYVTGVVIPVDGGISTTT comes from the coding sequence ATGAAGGATTTGTTTTCCGTAGCCGGTAAGACGGCGTTGATAACCGGCGGAAGCCGGGGCATTGGCTTGATGATCGCCCGCGGGTTGGTCGAGGCTGGCGCCAGGGTGTACATCAGCTCGCGCAAGGCGGATGTCTGCGAGCGGGTTGCCGCCGAATTGTCGGAGTTCGGCGAGTGCATCGCGCTTCCCGCCGACTGCAGCACCGAGCAAGGCTGCAACGGGCTGGCGGCCGAACTGGCCGAGCGCGAGAAAGAGCTCAACATCCTCGTTAACAACGCCGGGGCCAACTGGGGCGCGCCCATGGAGGATTTTCCCGACTCGGGCTGGGACAAGGTGCTGGCACTCAACGTCAAGGCCGTGTTCCAGCTCACGCGTGCGCTCGTGCCGCAGCTCGAGGCGGCGGCGCGCAAGGGAGACCCGGCGCGGGTCATCAACACGGGCTCGATCGACGGCCTCAAGCCTCCCATGCTCGACACCTTTTCTTACTCTGCTAGCAAGGCGGCGGTGCATCACCTGACGCGGGTGCTTGCAAAAAAGCTCGCCGCTAAAAACATAACGGTCAACGCGATCGCGCCTGGGCCATTCGAGAGCAAGATGATGGAAGTCACGCTCGAGAACTTCGGCGAGGCTATTATCGCCTCCTGCCCGATGGGCCGCATCGGCGAGCCCGAGGACATGGCGGGCGTGGCCATCTACCTGGCCTCGCGGGCCGGTGCCTACGTGACCGGGGTCGTCATTCCGGTGGACGGCGGCATCTCGACCACGACGTAG
- a CDS encoding glutathione S-transferase family protein, which produces MIKLWYAPLTRSIRVLWLLEELAVPYELERVEFEVPSSRFFAQDTPTGKLPTIEDGGLVLCESGAIVEYLVERYGEGRLAPPPGTPERGHYLQWIHMAESTVFPPVGILVWLSRYRTDGDEYAALQESTRARAEAGVQFVENELSSRQYLLGDDFSAADVMMGFSLVAARFVDVIDDRYPAVQAYLSRLEQRPAYREAVKIGGG; this is translated from the coding sequence GTGATCAAGCTCTGGTACGCGCCTCTTACCCGCTCAATCCGGGTGCTGTGGTTGCTCGAGGAACTCGCTGTCCCCTATGAACTCGAGAGGGTGGAGTTCGAGGTTCCGTCGAGCAGGTTTTTTGCGCAGGACACGCCTACCGGCAAGTTGCCGACCATCGAAGACGGCGGCCTCGTGCTGTGCGAGTCAGGCGCTATAGTTGAATACCTCGTTGAGCGTTACGGGGAAGGGCGTCTTGCCCCGCCACCGGGGACGCCGGAACGGGGGCATTACCTGCAGTGGATACACATGGCCGAGAGCACGGTGTTTCCGCCCGTCGGCATATTGGTGTGGCTTTCGCGCTACCGTACCGACGGGGACGAATACGCGGCCCTGCAGGAGTCTACTCGCGCGAGGGCCGAGGCGGGGGTCCAGTTCGTAGAAAATGAACTTTCAAGCCGCCAGTACCTGCTGGGCGACGATTTTTCGGCCGCCGACGTGATGATGGGGTTTTCGCTGGTCGCCGCACGGTTCGTGGATGTCATCGACGATCGCTACCCGGCCGTCCAGGCCTACCTGTCTCGCCTTGAGCAACGCCCGGCTTACCGTGAAGCGGTAAAGATCGGCGGGGGGTAG
- the ychF gene encoding redox-regulated ATPase YchF, translated as MALSAGIVGLPNVGKSTLFNALTRSEQAAAANYAFCTVEPNTAVVPVPDSRLKALAAMVNPEKLVPATVTFTDIAGLVEGAHLGEGLGNQFLANIRETQAVVHVVRCFEDANVTHVAGSVDPARDVQIIETELLLADLQTLEKRLGKLESQSRGDPSLKPVFEMARELAAHLDQGRPAALFEVPDRDEEQSFFADLWLLTAKPVIYCANVGEDDPTGEGPQVAALREHADQHGAPVVVISAQLEQEVAGLGNEEQLEMLQGYGIESSGLDQVVHTAYSLLGLISFLTAGPKEVRGWTLKRGSTAPQAAGVIHTDFERGFIRAEVIAFDDYVKLGGEAGCRDAGKARVEGRDYVMQDGDVVHFRFNV; from the coding sequence ATGGCTCTCTCAGCAGGCATAGTAGGACTTCCCAACGTAGGAAAATCGACGCTGTTCAACGCCCTCACGCGCAGTGAGCAGGCGGCGGCGGCCAACTACGCCTTCTGTACGGTCGAACCCAATACCGCCGTGGTGCCGGTGCCCGACAGTCGCCTGAAGGCCCTGGCTGCCATGGTGAACCCCGAAAAACTCGTTCCCGCCACGGTAACGTTCACCGATATAGCGGGACTGGTGGAAGGCGCCCACCTCGGCGAGGGCCTTGGCAACCAGTTTCTCGCCAACATACGCGAGACCCAGGCCGTGGTTCACGTGGTGCGCTGTTTTGAAGACGCCAACGTCACCCATGTGGCGGGCAGCGTCGACCCGGCTCGCGACGTCCAAATCATTGAGACCGAGTTGTTGCTGGCCGACCTGCAGACCCTGGAAAAACGACTAGGCAAACTCGAGTCGCAGTCCCGGGGTGACCCGTCGCTCAAGCCCGTGTTCGAAATGGCGCGCGAGCTGGCCGCCCATCTCGACCAGGGACGGCCCGCGGCCTTGTTCGAAGTACCCGACCGCGATGAAGAACAAAGTTTTTTTGCCGACCTGTGGCTGCTCACCGCCAAGCCGGTGATCTACTGCGCAAACGTGGGCGAAGACGACCCCACCGGCGAGGGCCCCCAGGTGGCGGCGCTGCGCGAGCACGCCGATCAACACGGCGCGCCCGTAGTCGTTATCTCCGCGCAGCTCGAACAGGAAGTAGCCGGCCTGGGCAACGAGGAACAGCTGGAGATGTTGCAGGGCTACGGCATAGAGAGCAGCGGGCTCGACCAGGTGGTGCACACCGCTTACTCGCTGCTGGGGCTGATCAGTTTTTTGACGGCCGGCCCCAAGGAAGTTCGCGGCTGGACGCTGAAGCGTGGATCCACGGCACCGCAGGCTGCGGGCGTGATTCACACCGACTTCGAGCGCGGTTTCATACGCGCCGAGGTCATCGCCTTTGACGACTACGTGAAGCTAGGCGGAGAAGCGGGTTGTCGAGACGCAGGTAAGGCACGCGTTGAAGGCCGCGACTACGTCATGCAGGACGGCGACGTGGTGCACTTCAGGTTCAACGTCTGA
- a CDS encoding aspartate aminotransferase family protein: MAAKLSPNGMSKQEVMDRMRGLKQDDADWRGARTWSLVFPAGEDVDEVLEAAHREFLFENALNPFRFPSLRVMEEEVVEMTADLLNAPEGARGCMTSGGTESILAAVKAARDHARAERNIAEPELLVPASAHPAFIKAAHYLDMPCRRIELADDLRADLDSARQLVGPATAMLVASAPNYPHGLIDPVEELAALAAEHNAFCHVDACVGGFILPFLERTGVPLPAFDFRVPGVTSMSADVHKYGYATKGASVVIHRDAHTLLNHQAFFFDDWPGGMYGSLAVAGTRPASAIAAAWAVMNYLGEEGYLERARVVAQTSAALKAGISAIDGLRLVGDPPASLMAFCSDQYDMGAIGDVMDARGWHLDRQERPPALHMMVTPNHAQIVERFLDDLRFAVSSHGESKGKSARYN; this comes from the coding sequence ATGGCTGCAAAACTCTCCCCCAACGGAATGTCCAAGCAGGAAGTCATGGACCGAATGCGCGGGCTCAAACAGGACGACGCCGATTGGCGAGGCGCACGCACCTGGAGCCTGGTGTTCCCGGCGGGCGAAGACGTGGACGAAGTGCTGGAGGCCGCACACCGAGAGTTCCTCTTCGAGAACGCGCTCAACCCCTTCCGCTTTCCCAGCCTGCGGGTGATGGAAGAAGAAGTCGTCGAGATGACCGCCGACCTGCTCAACGCCCCCGAGGGCGCGCGCGGCTGCATGACTTCGGGCGGCACCGAGAGCATCCTGGCTGCCGTTAAGGCGGCGCGCGACCATGCACGGGCGGAACGAAACATTGCCGAGCCCGAGCTGCTCGTGCCCGCCTCGGCCCACCCGGCTTTTATCAAGGCCGCGCACTACCTCGACATGCCCTGCCGGCGCATCGAGCTGGCAGACGACCTGCGCGCCGACCTCGACAGCGCCCGCCAACTCGTGGGACCCGCTACCGCCATGCTCGTGGCCTCGGCGCCCAACTATCCGCACGGACTTATAGACCCGGTAGAAGAACTTGCCGCGCTGGCCGCCGAGCACAACGCGTTCTGCCACGTGGACGCCTGCGTGGGCGGATTCATACTGCCCTTTCTCGAAAGGACCGGCGTGCCGCTGCCGGCTTTCGATTTTCGTGTGCCCGGGGTCACGAGCATGTCGGCCGACGTGCACAAGTACGGCTACGCCACCAAGGGCGCGTCGGTGGTCATACACCGAGACGCCCATACGCTGCTCAACCACCAGGCTTTCTTTTTTGACGACTGGCCCGGCGGTATGTACGGCTCGCTGGCGGTGGCGGGCACGCGACCGGCCTCGGCCATCGCGGCTGCCTGGGCGGTGATGAACTACCTGGGCGAAGAGGGCTACCTCGAGCGCGCTCGCGTGGTGGCGCAGACCAGCGCCGCGCTGAAAGCGGGTATCTCTGCTATCGACGGGCTGCGGCTGGTAGGCGATCCACCCGCCAGCCTGATGGCTTTCTGCTCAGACCAGTACGACATGGGCGCGATCGGCGACGTCATGGACGCGCGCGGCTGGCACCTTGACCGGCAGGAGCGACCGCCGGCCCTGCACATGATGGTCACCCCCAACCACGCCCAGATCGTCGAACGATTTCTTGACGACCTGCGCTTTGCGGTCAGCTCGCACGGCGAGTCCAAGGGCAAATCGGCCCGCTACAACTGA
- a CDS encoding limonene-1,2-epoxide hydrolase yields MGGTMDDKQHDNERVIRDFVEAWSRLDADELVAYFTDDGVYHNMPMGPVAGRDNVRELIKGFLSTWTETTWDLLNLVSTGDVVIAERLDRTVAGDKSVDLPCVGVFEMENGKIKAWRDYFDFATYSQAMG; encoded by the coding sequence ATGGGAGGCACGATGGACGACAAGCAACACGACAACGAGCGGGTGATCCGGGATTTCGTGGAGGCGTGGTCGCGGCTGGACGCGGACGAGCTGGTCGCTTACTTCACCGATGATGGCGTTTATCACAACATGCCCATGGGCCCGGTAGCGGGTCGCGACAACGTCAGGGAACTGATCAAGGGTTTCTTGTCGACCTGGACTGAAACCACCTGGGACTTGCTCAACCTGGTCAGCACGGGAGACGTGGTGATCGCGGAACGCCTCGATCGCACCGTGGCTGGCGACAAGTCGGTGGATCTTCCCTGCGTGGGGGTTTTCGAGATGGAGAATGGCAAGATAAAGGCCTGGCGCGATTATTTCGACTTCGCGACTTACAGCCAAGCGATGGGCTGA
- a CDS encoding ribonuclease HI, with protein sequence MSDTRSYKQLLSPAEVLERHSGGPDDGVFTDGSCEGNPGPGGWGWVRVDQGNIVAERWGRDPATTNNRMELAALIDAYGEIGAAESVVVYSDSQICVKTVNEWAAGWKARGWKRKGGPIANLELVKELYALAQAHPDVNLRWIRAHDGSRWNEYVDALANSYMRER encoded by the coding sequence ATGTCTGACACGCGCAGCTACAAGCAATTGCTCAGCCCGGCCGAGGTGCTTGAGCGCCACAGTGGCGGTCCCGACGACGGGGTATTTACCGACGGAAGCTGCGAGGGCAATCCTGGCCCGGGTGGTTGGGGCTGGGTGCGGGTGGACCAGGGCAACATCGTGGCGGAGCGCTGGGGCCGTGACCCTGCTACCACCAACAACCGCATGGAGCTGGCCGCCCTGATAGACGCCTACGGCGAAATCGGCGCCGCCGAGAGCGTGGTGGTCTACAGCGACAGCCAGATCTGCGTGAAGACGGTGAACGAGTGGGCCGCGGGTTGGAAGGCCCGCGGATGGAAACGAAAGGGTGGCCCCATAGCCAACCTCGAGCTGGTCAAGGAACTCTACGCCTTGGCGCAGGCGCATCCGGATGTGAATTTGCGCTGGATTCGCGCCCACGACGGTTCGCGTTGGAACGAGTACGTTGACGCGCTGGCCAACAGCTACATGCGCGAACGCTGA
- a CDS encoding metal ABC transporter permease: MLEYAFMQRALAAALVAGLLCGTLGFFVVLRRLAFIGVGISHSAIAGVAIGLLAGIDPVLSAAVFAVIVALAVQRSAKRGALSEDTVIGVFFSGSMALGLLLLSLKDGYRQDLFAYLFGDVLSISGNELLLLTLAATAILLVLALFFREMLLIAFDEEIARAYGRPVDRLDALLLVLLAVTVIVGVRLVGILLIEALLVIPAATAALWTINFRWQLALAASLGSGTAVAGLALSWRIDTAAGPTMVVLALLLFLASLALRPQRA; this comes from the coding sequence ATGCTCGAATACGCTTTCATGCAGAGAGCCCTCGCGGCGGCGCTGGTGGCGGGCCTGCTCTGCGGCACGCTGGGTTTCTTTGTCGTCCTCAGGCGCCTTGCCTTTATCGGCGTGGGCATCTCCCATTCGGCCATCGCCGGGGTAGCGATAGGGCTGCTCGCGGGCATCGATCCGGTGCTTTCGGCCGCCGTTTTTGCCGTCATCGTGGCGCTCGCGGTGCAGCGTAGCGCCAAGCGCGGAGCCTTGAGCGAAGACACCGTCATAGGCGTGTTCTTCTCGGGCTCAATGGCGCTGGGGCTGCTGTTGTTGAGCTTGAAAGACGGCTACCGCCAGGACCTGTTCGCCTACCTGTTCGGCGACGTGCTCTCCATAAGCGGCAACGAGCTGTTGCTGCTCACCCTTGCCGCGACCGCCATCCTGCTGGTACTGGCGCTGTTCTTTCGGGAGATGCTGCTCATCGCCTTCGACGAGGAGATCGCCCGCGCTTATGGCCGACCCGTCGACCGCCTTGACGCCCTGCTGCTGGTGTTGCTCGCTGTTACGGTGATCGTGGGTGTGAGGCTGGTTGGCATACTGCTCATCGAAGCCCTGCTGGTCATACCGGCGGCGACGGCCGCCCTGTGGACGATAAACTTTCGCTGGCAGCTGGCCCTGGCCGCCAGCCTGGGCTCGGGCACTGCCGTGGCCGGACTGGCGCTTTCCTGGCGCATAGACACCGCCGCGGGCCCGACCATGGTGGTACTGGCGCTGCTGCTGTTCCTCGCCAGCCTCGCCCTGCGACCCCAACGCGCTTGA
- a CDS encoding ABC transporter ATP-binding protein encodes MWSTTVSLADSQQAVVELIDVSVERAGRNVLQDISLSVTAGQFLGIVGPNGAGKTTLLKVLLGLWPVSSGSVRVFGIEPGTEGQDPHAFGYVPQRQSIDPRFPATVADVVMMGRLCCLGPFKRPRADDWKEVARSLDWVGLADRQQRPVGQLSGGEQRRVLLAQALCASTRLLVLDEPTAGLDLPAEHEFYALLRRLQEQLGLTVVAVSHDLLALAGQADQLVCINQRMHTHGNPADVVHSHALREAYSCEFNFLAGEFAFHDHATGPEHSHTDNDGTKD; translated from the coding sequence CTGTGGAGCACAACAGTGAGCCTGGCCGACAGCCAGCAAGCGGTTGTCGAGCTCATCGATGTCAGCGTTGAGCGGGCCGGCCGCAACGTACTCCAGGACATAAGCCTGTCGGTCACGGCCGGCCAGTTCCTGGGCATCGTGGGCCCGAACGGCGCGGGCAAGACCACCCTGCTCAAAGTATTACTCGGCCTGTGGCCGGTGAGCTCGGGCAGCGTACGCGTGTTCGGAATCGAACCGGGTACCGAAGGGCAGGACCCGCACGCCTTCGGTTACGTTCCCCAGCGTCAATCCATCGACCCACGCTTTCCGGCCACCGTGGCCGACGTGGTCATGATGGGTCGCCTGTGTTGCCTCGGTCCCTTCAAGCGACCGCGCGCTGACGACTGGAAAGAAGTTGCGAGGTCGCTCGACTGGGTGGGGCTGGCCGACCGCCAGCAGCGACCCGTCGGTCAACTCTCGGGAGGCGAACAACGGCGCGTGCTGCTCGCCCAGGCCCTCTGTGCCAGCACCCGACTGCTCGTGCTCGACGAGCCCACGGCCGGCCTTGACCTGCCGGCCGAGCACGAATTCTACGCCCTGCTGCGGCGCCTGCAGGAGCAACTCGGGCTCACCGTGGTGGCGGTGTCGCACGACCTGCTGGCACTGGCCGGTCAGGCCGACCAGCTGGTGTGCATCAACCAGCGCATGCACACGCACGGCAACCCGGCCGACGTGGTGCACAGCCACGCGCTGCGCGAAGCCTACAGCTGCGAGTTCAACTTCCTCGCCGGTGAGTTCGCCTTCCATGATCACGCCACCGGCCCGGAGCACTCCCACACCGACAACGACGGCACAAAGGACTGA